The Malus domestica chromosome 06, GDT2T_hap1 genome has a segment encoding these proteins:
- the LOC103439197 gene encoding probable WRKY transcription factor 29, translating into MENWDLQAVVRGCNNNIDEVMEDSQIPYFCAPLSFQEDNELFAAKFPQAFEATTTLDELEELYKPFYPVFQLTTPPTILTSSISVPQEIITLAPKLIKNMEESTPVRKRISRKNQNKRVVKEVKAEDLFSDVWAWRKYGQKPIKGSPYPRSYYRCSSSKGCSARKQVERSCSNPETFIITYTAEHNHVYPTRRNSLAGSTRSKFSSSKNKDKCGSSLNSPATPNIAASIEDDREFVESVNINAVKVEAKLSEQDEISKENFFLDTTVNDEIFPSLEDLDRKLEPVMDGWFSDEFSDNFPSPWFNIKGHSNTVTGAC; encoded by the exons ATGGAGAACTGGGATTTGCAAGCTGTGGTAAGAGGGTGCAATAACAATATAGATGAAGTCATGGAGGACTCCCAAATACCATATTTCTGTGCTCCTTTAAGCTTTCAAGAAGACAACGAACTGTTTGCTGCTAAATTTCCTCAGGCCTTTGAAGCCACAACAACTTTAGATGAATTGGAGGAGCTTTACAAGCCTTTTTACCCAGTTTTTCAACTTACAACCCCACCAACTATTCTTACCTCTTCCATATCTGTCCCCCAAGAAATCATCACACTAGCACCCAAGCTGATAAAAAACATGGAGGAATCAACACCTGTTCGTAAAAGAATAag TAGGAAGAATCAGAACAAAAGGGTTGTGAAAGAGGTTAAAGCAGAAGATCTCTTTTCGGATGTGTGGGCGTGGCGTAAGTATGGGCAAAAACCCATCAAAGGATCGCCATATCCGAGGAGCTATTACAGATGCAGCAGCTCAAAAGGATGTTCAGCGAGAAAACAAGTAGAAAGGAGCTGTTCGAATCCTGAAACGTTCATCATAACCTACACTGCAGAACACAACCATGTTTATCCAACTCGTCGAAACTCTCTTGCTGGCAGCACCAGAAGCAAGTTCTCTTCATCTAAAAACAAGGACAAGTGTGGTAGTTCTTTGAATTCTCCAGCTACGCCTAATATTGCCGCATCCATTGAAGATGATCGTGAGTTTGTGGAAAGCGTGAATATTAATGCTGTAAAAGTGGAAGCAAAATTGTCGGAACAGGATGAAATTAGTAAggaaaatttttttttggatactACGGTGAATGATGAAATTTTCCCAAGCTTAGAGGATTTGGATAGAAAGTTGGAACCAGTCATGGATGGTTGGTTTTCGGATGAATTTTCAGACAATTTTCCAAGTCCTTGGTTCAATATTAAGGGTCACTCTAATACTGTAACCGGTGCTTGCTGA